CTGCTTGCTTGAGTATGTTCCGCCATGTGCCGATCGTCAGATCATCGCCCGGATTGCCCGGGATGGTGACCGTCCCGGGCTTCTCCGGGTGCTTGTACTGCCGGTGGCTGCCGCGGGTGCGGCTCAACCGCCAGCCGTCCTGCTCCACGAATCGTATCGCTTCCCTGACCGTCGGCATTGCTCGATGCTGGGTAGCGAGCCGTCAAGCTCGGCCCATTGTGTAGAACTCGTCGTTGGGGCGCATGGC
The window above is part of the bacterium genome. Proteins encoded here:
- a CDS encoding type II toxin-antitoxin system HicA family toxin, which gives rise to MPTVREAIRFVEQDGWRLSRTRGSHRQYKHPEKPGTVTIPGNPGDDLTIGTWRNILKQAGLGEERR